A genomic stretch from Sphingobacterium sp. ML3W includes:
- a CDS encoding N-acetylmuramoyl-L-alanine amidase: MFKPVSIGIILAVLMSLASCKSKGHAAVSRPLVASFAPAVVLEQKVVVKPDTNQLTPQERKVIFLQKTGVHSEWRQAEAIHYDVRKPNFVIIHHTAQDSVGQTIKTFQIPRTKVSSHYVIGRNGEIIQMLNDYVRSWHAGVAKWGSIVDMNSCSIGIELDNNGREPFPDAQINSLMTVLDTLKSRYLIPDNNFIGHADIAPARKNDPSVFFPWKKLANRGFGIWYDEGQLITPPDSFNAIDALKIIGYDTSNLKAAIVAFKRKFIVRDTTPELTLYDKSILYNIYKKY; this comes from the coding sequence ATGTTTAAACCAGTGTCAATTGGGATCATACTTGCTGTGTTGATGTCTTTGGCGAGCTGTAAGTCCAAGGGACATGCCGCTGTGTCCAGACCATTGGTCGCTTCTTTTGCGCCCGCAGTTGTATTGGAACAAAAGGTTGTTGTCAAACCCGATACGAATCAATTGACACCCCAGGAGAGAAAGGTAATCTTCCTGCAGAAAACAGGGGTTCACTCCGAATGGCGTCAAGCAGAAGCTATTCACTATGATGTTCGCAAGCCAAACTTTGTGATCATCCACCATACGGCACAAGATAGCGTCGGTCAGACCATCAAGACGTTCCAGATTCCACGGACCAAGGTGAGTTCACATTATGTGATCGGCCGCAACGGTGAGATTATCCAGATGCTGAATGACTATGTCCGCTCGTGGCATGCCGGTGTGGCTAAGTGGGGATCCATTGTGGACATGAATTCCTGCTCTATCGGAATAGAATTGGACAATAATGGCAGGGAGCCTTTTCCAGATGCCCAGATCAATTCGCTGATGACTGTGTTGGATACTTTAAAATCACGATACCTAATACCTGACAATAATTTTATCGGTCATGCAGACATCGCCCCGGCGCGTAAAAATGACCCCAGTGTTTTCTTCCCCTGGAAGAAGCTTGCGAACAGAGGATTTGGTATCTGGTATGATGAAGGCCAACTGATTACTCCTCCTGATAGTTTTAATGCCATTGATGCGCTTAAAATAATCGGGTATGATACCTCTAACCTAAAGGCTGCTATCGTCGCATTTAAACGTAAATTTATTGTACGGGATACAACACCCGAGCTGACCTTATATGATAAGAGCATACTTTACAATATTTATAAGAAATACTAG
- a CDS encoding sodium:solute symporter, with amino-acid sequence MSTVDWAVLLLTLLSIVAYGIYKSRGIKNIDGYLLGNRSLPWYHVGLSVMATQASAITFLSAPGLAYSSGMSFVQFYFGLPLAMIVLCITFIPIFHRLKVFTAYEFLEKRFDVKTRGLTALLFLIQRGISTGITIFAPSLIISTILHIDLTLTTLVIGSFVVIYTTYGGTKAVSHTQLLQMSVIFGSLLIAGMLVIHLLPADIGLSKALHIAGKSGKTNALDFTFDLNNNYTLWTGLIGGFFLQLSYFGTDQSQVGRYLTGSSIRESRMGLIMNGLLKIPMQFAILLIGVLVFTYYQYHQPPIFFNQVEVQKLKESPYAASYQELEQKHTQLFQQREFLVNGLSTALDQDDEGDIESSRSALHRLNAQMQQVKDSTLTLIKKNNPAAETNDNNYVFLSFVTKAFPKGLIGLLIAVIFLASMGSTASAINSLASTTTIDIYKRFINRNATEKQDLLWSRIFTLIWGIFTVVIALYANKLGNLLEAVNILGSLFYGTILGIFIVAFYLKKIQGKAVFIAAILSEIFVVGIWYLDKIPFLWLNLIGCLAVMIIAYFIQLSLRNNSAIPNRSNTQ; translated from the coding sequence ATGAGTACAGTAGATTGGGCTGTTCTATTGCTAACACTTTTGTCGATTGTCGCTTACGGCATCTATAAAAGTAGAGGGATCAAAAATATTGATGGTTATCTTTTGGGCAATCGTTCTTTGCCATGGTACCATGTCGGACTTTCGGTAATGGCTACTCAAGCGAGCGCCATTACTTTTTTGTCTGCTCCCGGATTAGCGTATTCTTCGGGAATGAGTTTTGTACAGTTTTATTTTGGTCTCCCATTGGCCATGATTGTACTCTGTATTACCTTTATCCCAATATTTCACAGACTTAAGGTTTTCACAGCCTACGAATTTCTTGAGAAACGTTTCGATGTCAAGACCCGGGGGCTCACAGCATTACTTTTTTTGATCCAACGGGGTATTTCCACTGGTATTACTATTTTTGCACCATCGCTCATCATCTCAACTATTCTCCATATTGATCTGACCCTAACAACATTGGTCATCGGAAGCTTTGTGGTTATCTACACCACCTACGGCGGTACAAAAGCGGTATCCCATACACAATTGCTCCAGATGAGCGTAATATTTGGATCTCTGCTTATTGCAGGAATGCTTGTCATTCATCTTCTTCCAGCAGACATCGGTCTTTCGAAAGCGCTTCATATCGCCGGTAAATCAGGTAAAACCAATGCACTGGACTTCACGTTTGATCTGAATAACAATTATACCTTGTGGACTGGCCTGATCGGAGGATTTTTCCTACAACTCTCTTATTTTGGCACAGACCAGAGCCAAGTAGGACGTTATCTAACCGGATCTTCCATAAGGGAAAGCAGAATGGGGCTAATTATGAATGGCCTTTTAAAGATCCCGATGCAATTTGCCATCCTGCTGATTGGTGTTCTAGTATTTACCTATTATCAATACCACCAACCTCCGATCTTCTTTAACCAGGTCGAAGTACAGAAGTTGAAAGAAAGCCCATATGCGGCTTCCTACCAAGAACTTGAACAAAAACACACTCAGCTATTCCAACAACGTGAATTTCTCGTCAATGGCCTCAGTACAGCGCTGGATCAGGATGATGAGGGGGACATCGAGTCCTCCCGCTCAGCGTTGCATCGATTGAATGCACAGATGCAGCAAGTAAAAGACAGTACACTGACACTTATCAAAAAAAACAATCCTGCAGCCGAGACTAACGACAATAATTATGTTTTCCTTTCGTTTGTAACCAAAGCCTTTCCGAAAGGTCTGATCGGTTTGTTGATCGCTGTTATTTTTCTGGCATCTATGGGCTCTACAGCCAGTGCTATTAACTCACTTGCATCAACGACGACCATAGATATTTACAAACGTTTTATAAACCGCAACGCGACCGAAAAGCAGGATCTCCTCTGGTCTCGTATATTTACCTTAATTTGGGGTATTTTCACCGTGGTTATTGCGCTATATGCTAACAAGCTGGGCAATCTGTTAGAGGCCGTGAATATCTTGGGTTCCTTATTCTATGGTACGATACTAGGCATATTTATTGTTGCTTTCTATCTAAAAAAAATTCAGGGAAAGGCTGTTTTTATCGCTGCGATCCTCTCTGAAATCTTTGTCGTCGGCATCTGGTACCTAGACAAAATTCCTTTTCTCTGGCTGAATCTCATTGGCTGTCTGGCCGTCATGATAATTGCATATTTTATACAGCTTTCGCTCAGAAATAATTCTGCTATACCAAATAGAAGCAATACGCAATAG
- a CDS encoding PIG-L family deacetylase, protein MKSLSLSMRKPFLSIIILLASILSKSTVQAQNPQWNAAEIKLNLEKLNVLGSVLYFAAHPDDENTRLIAWLAQEKKYRTGYLSLTRGDGGQNLIGTEQGIELGLIRTQELLAARKIDKGEQFFSSAYDFGFSKTPEETFAFWDKQRVLAEAVWLIRKFRPDVIITRFPPDARGGHGHHQASAMLAHEAFKAAADPKQFPEQLQYVKPWQAKRLLWNTFNFGGQDNTSEDQLKVDIGNYNALIGASYGEIAAHSRSSHKSQGFGSAAQRGSSIEYFEYVDGTPAKASPLEGIDTSWKRVANSGTVQSLIAKVNQNYQMDKPESALPDLIQLYKALDQINDAYWKNEKKKEVEKLILACAGIWFESIAKNPNYAVGDQINVDNAIIARRPDVTVQLAKLNGKEIHKNLVNNLLLKDAIAVSTTNSTQPYWLNEPHAKGKFNVSDFNLTGYPENPNNTKVRFELLINGTAITFDQNIQYKYTDPVRGEIYNPIVVLPLLTAKSSSPLALTQNAQSVKVNLLFQKNGQDPAQSFSVKTIGAKGWEISPASFELQFTSGVSDLSKEITISPLDATVSSIDTLLFQVNQKDRLKEIKTIGYNHIPEIVYFPDVAIKMSNINLSNEVKKVAYIHGAGDLIPESLSAIGIKVDVLTSEQLLKSDLSGYDAVILGVRIFNVNKDIAQIQNRLLDYVNNGGTVLEQYNVSNGLVSKNFGPYAFSLGRSRVTDELADVHFDEKDPVFNYPNKITKADFDNWVQERGLYFAENIDKRYRTPIAIQDSGEPLHNGSLLITDYGKGKFVYTSLSFFRQLPAGIPGAYRLFVNLLSKSK, encoded by the coding sequence ATGAAATCTTTATCTTTAAGCATGCGAAAACCCTTTCTTTCCATCATTATTTTATTAGCTAGTATCTTGTCAAAATCAACTGTACAAGCACAAAATCCGCAGTGGAATGCCGCCGAGATCAAGCTTAATCTAGAAAAACTGAATGTTTTAGGCTCTGTTCTGTATTTTGCAGCACATCCAGACGACGAAAATACCCGTCTGATCGCCTGGCTTGCCCAGGAGAAAAAATATAGAACAGGCTACTTATCCCTAACTCGTGGTGACGGAGGTCAAAATCTCATCGGTACCGAACAGGGCATCGAACTGGGACTGATCCGTACGCAAGAACTTCTTGCTGCGCGAAAGATCGACAAAGGGGAACAATTTTTCTCCTCTGCGTATGATTTTGGGTTTTCCAAAACGCCCGAAGAAACGTTTGCCTTCTGGGACAAACAAAGGGTGCTCGCCGAGGCGGTATGGTTGATCCGCAAATTCAGACCTGATGTCATCATAACAAGGTTTCCACCTGATGCTAGGGGGGGACATGGGCACCACCAGGCCTCAGCGATGTTGGCACACGAAGCTTTCAAAGCCGCAGCCGATCCCAAACAGTTTCCAGAGCAGCTTCAATACGTCAAACCCTGGCAAGCGAAACGCCTCCTTTGGAATACTTTTAATTTCGGCGGACAGGACAACACTAGCGAAGATCAGCTAAAAGTGGATATCGGAAACTATAATGCGCTGATAGGTGCTTCCTATGGTGAAATTGCCGCGCATAGCCGTTCTTCCCACAAAAGCCAAGGCTTCGGATCGGCCGCTCAACGTGGTTCTTCTATCGAGTATTTTGAGTATGTCGATGGTACTCCCGCAAAAGCTTCTCCACTGGAAGGAATAGATACTTCCTGGAAAAGGGTCGCAAATAGCGGAACAGTACAGTCACTGATCGCAAAAGTCAATCAGAACTATCAAATGGACAAACCTGAATCGGCTTTGCCCGATCTGATCCAGCTCTATAAAGCACTTGATCAGATCAATGACGCGTACTGGAAAAATGAGAAGAAAAAGGAGGTAGAGAAATTAATCTTAGCCTGTGCTGGAATTTGGTTTGAAAGTATCGCAAAAAATCCTAATTATGCGGTAGGTGATCAGATCAATGTCGACAACGCCATTATTGCAAGACGTCCAGATGTTACCGTACAATTGGCTAAGTTAAATGGCAAAGAGATCCATAAAAACCTTGTCAATAATCTTCTTTTAAAAGATGCTATTGCTGTTAGTACAACAAATTCAACACAGCCTTATTGGCTAAATGAACCTCACGCCAAAGGAAAATTTAATGTCAGTGATTTCAATCTCACCGGTTATCCCGAAAACCCCAATAATACAAAAGTACGCTTTGAATTATTGATCAATGGTACTGCAATCACATTTGACCAGAATATACAATATAAATATACTGACCCCGTTCGTGGCGAAATCTATAATCCAATAGTTGTCCTTCCACTGCTCACTGCAAAGAGTTCAAGTCCATTGGCTTTGACTCAAAATGCCCAATCTGTCAAAGTAAACCTATTGTTCCAAAAAAATGGACAGGATCCAGCACAATCCTTTAGTGTAAAGACCATTGGAGCAAAAGGCTGGGAAATATCTCCTGCTTCATTTGAACTCCAGTTTACCTCTGGTGTTAGCGATCTCTCTAAAGAGATCACAATAAGCCCCTTAGATGCTACTGTTTCGTCCATTGATACACTGCTTTTTCAAGTCAATCAAAAGGATAGACTAAAAGAGATAAAAACTATAGGTTATAACCATATTCCTGAGATTGTCTATTTCCCAGATGTTGCTATAAAAATGAGCAATATCAATCTAAGCAATGAGGTAAAAAAAGTAGCCTATATTCATGGCGCAGGAGATCTAATTCCGGAATCGCTCAGTGCAATTGGCATCAAAGTGGACGTGCTAACAAGCGAACAGCTATTAAAAAGTGATCTTTCAGGCTATGATGCGGTCATCTTGGGTGTGAGGATCTTCAATGTTAATAAAGACATCGCACAGATTCAAAATAGACTATTGGATTATGTCAATAATGGCGGAACTGTCCTCGAGCAATACAACGTAAGCAATGGCTTGGTTTCGAAAAATTTTGGTCCCTATGCCTTTAGCCTTGGAAGGAGTCGGGTTACCGATGAACTTGCCGATGTTCATTTTGACGAAAAAGATCCGGTTTTCAATTATCCCAATAAAATTACAAAAGCAGACTTTGACAATTGGGTACAGGAGAGGGGATTGTATTTCGCTGAAAATATCGACAAGAGATACCGTACACCAATTGCCATACAAGATTCCGGTGAGCCTTTACACAACGGATCATTATTGATCACGGACTACGGAAAAGGGAAATTTGTATATACATCGCTATCTTTTTTTAGACAATTACCTGCAGGAATTCCCGGAGCTTACAGATTATTTGTAAATTTGTTATCAAAATCAAAATAA
- a CDS encoding thioredoxin family protein, with protein MLQELENDNLQEIVNNNDIVMVQYAATWCGNCKIMKPKFKKLSGENEGVPFIIADAEKFPESRKLANVNNLPTFAAFKNGKLVNQVQTNKLDALVELFNEAAGN; from the coding sequence ATGTTACAAGAATTAGAAAACGATAATTTACAAGAAATTGTAAACAATAACGATATTGTGATGGTTCAGTATGCTGCTACCTGGTGTGGTAATTGCAAAATCATGAAACCAAAATTCAAGAAATTATCTGGCGAAAATGAGGGTGTTCCTTTTATCATCGCTGATGCAGAAAAATTCCCTGAATCACGCAAATTGGCGAATGTCAATAACCTGCCTACATTTGCTGCATTTAAAAACGGCAAATTGGTGAATCAAGTACAAACAAATAAGTTGGACGCATTAGTAGAATTATTCAATGAAGCTGCCGGTAATTAA
- a CDS encoding peroxiredoxin, translated as MSFTGKSFPSITVDAIDYLGDNLQINIFEKAVKEGKKVILFWYPKDFTFVCPTELHAFQEAAAEFEKRNTILIGASCDTNEVHFAWLNTAKDNGGIEGVEYPILADTNRNLSSVLGILDVQEVEHPEYGTLAQGSAVTYRATYLIDETGRVFHESVNDMPLGRNVKEYLRLIDAYAHVQKFGEVCPANWEEGKDAMNADRKGVADYLAKH; from the coding sequence ATGAGTTTCACAGGTAAAAGTTTTCCAAGCATTACGGTAGATGCAATCGATTATTTAGGCGACAATTTGCAGATCAACATTTTCGAAAAAGCAGTTAAAGAAGGTAAAAAAGTAATTTTATTTTGGTATCCAAAAGATTTCACTTTTGTATGTCCTACAGAATTACATGCTTTCCAAGAAGCTGCTGCTGAATTTGAAAAACGCAACACAATCTTAATCGGTGCTTCTTGCGACACAAACGAAGTTCACTTTGCTTGGTTAAACACTGCAAAAGATAATGGCGGTATCGAAGGTGTTGAATATCCTATTTTAGCTGATACTAACCGCAACTTATCTAGCGTATTGGGTATCTTGGACGTTCAAGAAGTTGAGCATCCTGAATACGGTACATTAGCACAAGGATCTGCTGTTACTTACAGAGCTACTTATTTGATCGACGAGACTGGCCGTGTATTCCACGAGTCTGTAAACGATATGCCTTTGGGCCGTAACGTAAAAGAATATTTACGCTTGATCGACGCTTACGCTCACGTACAAAAATTTGGCGAAGTATGTCCTGCAAACTGGGAAGAAGGTAAAGATGCAATGAATGCAGACAGAAAAGGTGTAGCTGACTATTTAGCTAAACACTAA
- a CDS encoding phosphatase PAP2 family protein — protein MIKVIQNQFKRIYNTNCAFFITFSIWFILIASILLFVTKRESFQFINSHHALWADIFMTLNTFVGDGICMITLAVVFCFLKKWNFAKGIFGTYVFSGLVCCVLKSLFHAERPAAMFKGDPTLHVVSWLPVAYANSFPSGHTTSAFAMAATVAIISKDKRIGLFCFILAALTGYSRIYLGQHFLEDVAFGSLLGVGTTCIYFILMPMISFNKRPVSNFKFPQTKLIGAVLPAMVNRNRSKQERRP, from the coding sequence ATGATAAAAGTGATTCAGAATCAATTTAAAAGGATATATAATACCAATTGTGCCTTTTTCATCACCTTCAGTATATGGTTTATACTGATTGCCTCTATCCTGCTTTTTGTTACGAAAAGAGAATCATTTCAGTTTATTAATAGTCATCATGCCCTATGGGCGGATATTTTCATGACATTGAACACTTTCGTTGGGGATGGGATCTGTATGATAACCCTCGCTGTTGTGTTTTGCTTTCTGAAAAAATGGAATTTCGCCAAGGGAATTTTTGGAACTTATGTTTTTTCGGGCTTGGTGTGTTGTGTTTTGAAAAGTCTATTTCATGCGGAGCGTCCGGCAGCGATGTTTAAAGGTGATCCGACATTACATGTTGTCTCTTGGTTACCTGTAGCCTATGCAAATTCCTTCCCTTCGGGGCATACAACTTCTGCATTTGCTATGGCAGCTACTGTTGCCATCATTTCCAAGGACAAAAGAATAGGTCTGTTTTGTTTTATTCTAGCAGCGTTAACAGGCTATTCCAGAATTTATTTGGGCCAACATTTCCTTGAAGATGTTGCGTTTGGATCACTATTGGGTGTGGGAACTACTTGTATTTATTTTATTCTTATGCCGATGATTTCATTTAATAAACGTCCGGTATCCAACTTTAAATTCCCTCAAACCAAACTAATAGGAGCTGTCCTTCCGGCTATGGTTAATAGGAATAGGTCAAAACAGGAACGAAGACCGTAA
- a CDS encoding MFS transporter, whose amino-acid sequence MNATLTLSEEDLYNKRNRIRIAVSLFFFCQGIAFASWASRIPVIKERLHLSEGQLGTILLMLPVGQLVTMALSGKLVTKYGSAKVLRIVPIAYALVLCSIAFAQNAWQLGAILFLFGVTGNMCNISVNTQGVATEQIYKKSIMTSFHGAWSIAGFTGALVGLLTMNLGLDTLSHFLIILAFVTGNTLINQRYLVPGKSPQKEKRSFFSKPEGSLLQLGIIGFFSMATEGAMFDWSGVYFKEIVHAPEKFVVVGYASFMIMMAIGRFVGDAVIRKLGRKRTLQYSGILMFIGMMASVVFPQFIVCTLAFMLVGIGVACNVPSIYSIAGQNKNVPSGVALAMVSSISYLGFLMGPPLIGYIAEAFSLRYSYGVFACFGLLMFCMVGRLSLFKEPQSNS is encoded by the coding sequence ATGAACGCAACGTTAACTCTCTCAGAGGAAGATCTTTACAATAAGCGCAACCGCATACGGATTGCAGTATCACTTTTCTTTTTCTGTCAGGGTATTGCTTTCGCATCTTGGGCTAGCCGCATTCCTGTCATCAAGGAGCGCCTCCATTTGAGCGAAGGACAACTGGGAACAATTCTATTGATGCTTCCTGTAGGTCAATTGGTGACAATGGCTCTTTCAGGCAAGTTGGTTACCAAATATGGTAGCGCTAAAGTATTGCGTATCGTACCGATTGCTTACGCATTGGTCTTGTGCTCCATCGCCTTTGCTCAAAATGCCTGGCAACTGGGGGCTATTCTCTTCCTGTTTGGTGTCACAGGTAATATGTGCAACATCTCAGTCAATACACAGGGGGTAGCCACGGAGCAGATCTATAAAAAGTCTATTATGACATCCTTCCATGGCGCCTGGAGTATTGCTGGTTTTACGGGAGCGCTAGTTGGACTGCTGACCATGAATCTTGGCCTGGATACGCTATCCCATTTCTTGATCATATTGGCTTTCGTCACTGGCAATACATTGATTAATCAGCGGTACCTGGTTCCGGGAAAATCGCCGCAGAAAGAAAAGCGGAGTTTCTTCTCCAAACCGGAGGGAAGTCTTTTGCAACTGGGTATCATTGGCTTTTTCAGTATGGCAACCGAGGGAGCCATGTTTGACTGGAGTGGGGTTTACTTTAAGGAAATTGTACATGCTCCCGAAAAATTCGTTGTCGTGGGCTACGCTTCTTTTATGATCATGATGGCTATCGGCCGTTTCGTGGGTGATGCCGTGATTCGCAAGCTGGGCCGCAAAAGAACATTACAATATAGTGGAATCTTGATGTTTATAGGCATGATGGCCTCTGTCGTTTTTCCTCAATTTATTGTATGTACCCTTGCTTTTATGCTTGTGGGCATCGGTGTTGCCTGTAATGTACCCTCTATCTATAGTATCGCAGGCCAAAACAAAAATGTACCATCGGGTGTGGCCTTAGCTATGGTATCGAGCATTAGCTATCTTGGCTTTTTAATGGGACCTCCGTTGATCGGTTATATCGCAGAAGCTTTTAGTCTTCGCTATTCCTACGGTGTTTTCGCCTGCTTCGGCTTACTTATGTTTTGTATGGTTGGAAGATTATCCCTATTTAAGGAACCGCAGTCCAATTCCTAA